Proteins co-encoded in one Thermochromatium tepidum ATCC 43061 genomic window:
- a CDS encoding anti-phage-associated DUF499 domain-containing protein encodes MIKTVKQACRFNPIICDYRMSQGIENLAELIQDEGDGREFFSRNYVTHGMDQLFREGLLRLSGKSDQAVFELTQAMGGGKTHMMIALGLLARHPHLRKEVLPADLASRIEFGEARIAAFNGRNSPDNYIWGEIATQLGAAEAIKPYWANGPKAVDQRQWKEIIGNKPTLILLDELPPYLDNASTQVFGQGTLANMVVYSLSSLMSAALELPNCAIVVANLSGSYKAQTKALADAISNLQQETRRQAMTITPVQLAGNEIYEILKKRLIDELPDERVVSDIAEEYAQQIKKAEDGGYIVASSIEQIAEQVRETYPFHPSFKHLVALFKENEGFRQTRGLMQFTARLLKSVEDRETDDVFLIGAQHLNLNDDQVRDEIERIAPKLMPAVTHDIADNGNAIADHIDDELGSDAARQVMTLLLASSLSRVVGGRIGLSESELIEFLAAPQRKPDEFLQALQRLREAAWYLHREEQRFFIKETENLSRQIERNAKEIPQPKIDQALINRLTGILEPVRKIAYQEVQVLPKLDELKLSGPRTLIVIKPDGKVPPSELQNFFDYQTEKNNLLVLTGQDSLLADAVEERLRELYAIEQIHKRLRPGDTLYEEARDRLEDAEQRFNKALSAAYNRLYFPDDPGDDRDVLAGVTIDQGLKLGQGDQSAEAQIESLLASPIANYKLVRELTKDNLNAYFAMAEEYLWPKGQDNRRTPWKDVVTRAKCSPIWPWMPGASGLDTLKTEALKQGRWRLGEDGYLEKGPFPKDKATVNVSVINVKADTGETVLSLTPRHAGESPVVYWSTKREVTDKDQKVDDLDNFITTEGTLYFWVKDTTGQHESAAATCWLADLKIRHQVEPAADKRRVRLEATPRAELFYTLDGSNPTYGTRYDGPFEIGPGAYRLLVFARAGEANKTADFQIPSSGDKTVQIIDSKPARLQSKRVALDTTDRVFGVINRFRDQPGTRFKGVRVEIGEGENTVTVHFQEREVTAAMIEGVVNSLREVLKEPNAPLNIVITNGVHFDTGFALKEFATLAGIELKPGEVIQED; translated from the coding sequence ATGATCAAAACAGTCAAGCAGGCTTGCCGGTTCAACCCGATCATCTGTGACTACCGGATGAGTCAGGGCATCGAGAACCTAGCGGAACTCATCCAAGACGAGGGCGACGGCCGGGAGTTCTTCTCGCGCAACTACGTCACCCACGGAATGGATCAGCTCTTTCGCGAGGGGCTGCTGCGCCTGTCTGGCAAGTCCGACCAAGCCGTCTTCGAACTGACACAGGCGATGGGCGGCGGTAAGACGCACATGATGATCGCGCTTGGCCTGCTCGCGCGCCATCCGCATCTGCGTAAGGAAGTCTTGCCCGCGGACTTGGCTTCTCGCATCGAATTCGGCGAGGCGCGCATCGCCGCGTTCAATGGCCGCAACAGTCCTGATAACTACATCTGGGGCGAGATCGCCACCCAGCTCGGAGCCGCCGAAGCCATCAAGCCGTACTGGGCCAACGGACCGAAGGCCGTCGACCAGCGGCAGTGGAAGGAAATCATTGGCAACAAGCCAACGCTGATCCTGCTCGACGAACTACCGCCCTATCTGGACAACGCCAGCACCCAAGTGTTCGGTCAGGGCACGCTGGCCAATATGGTGGTCTACAGCCTCTCCAGCCTGATGAGCGCCGCGCTGGAGTTGCCCAACTGCGCCATCGTGGTCGCCAACCTCTCGGGCAGTTACAAGGCCCAGACCAAGGCGCTTGCCGATGCTATTTCCAACTTGCAGCAGGAAACCCGACGTCAGGCGATGACCATCACGCCGGTGCAACTGGCGGGCAACGAAATCTACGAAATCCTCAAGAAGCGCCTTATCGACGAACTGCCGGACGAGCGCGTCGTCTCCGACATCGCGGAGGAGTACGCGCAGCAAATCAAGAAGGCGGAGGACGGCGGCTACATCGTGGCCAGCAGCATCGAGCAGATCGCCGAGCAGGTCAGGGAAACCTATCCCTTCCATCCGTCCTTCAAGCACCTCGTCGCGCTGTTCAAGGAGAACGAAGGCTTCCGCCAGACTCGTGGCCTGATGCAGTTTACCGCGCGTCTCCTCAAAAGCGTCGAGGACCGTGAAACGGATGATGTCTTCCTCATCGGCGCACAGCATCTCAATCTCAATGATGATCAGGTCAGGGATGAGATCGAGCGCATCGCACCCAAATTGATGCCAGCGGTGACGCATGACATCGCCGACAACGGCAATGCAATTGCCGACCACATCGACGACGAGCTGGGGTCGGACGCCGCGCGCCAGGTGATGACTCTACTGCTTGCCTCGAGTCTGTCTCGCGTGGTTGGCGGGCGGATCGGCCTTTCCGAGAGCGAGCTCATCGAGTTCCTGGCCGCCCCGCAGCGCAAGCCGGACGAATTTCTCCAGGCCCTGCAGCGGCTGCGCGAGGCCGCCTGGTACCTGCACCGGGAGGAGCAGCGCTTCTTCATCAAGGAAACCGAGAATCTTTCGCGTCAGATCGAGCGCAACGCAAAGGAAATTCCTCAGCCCAAGATTGATCAGGCGCTGATCAATCGGCTCACCGGCATCCTTGAGCCAGTTCGCAAAATTGCCTACCAGGAGGTGCAGGTTCTGCCCAAGCTCGACGAATTGAAGCTCTCCGGCCCGCGGACGCTCATCGTCATCAAGCCAGATGGCAAGGTTCCGCCCAGTGAGCTCCAGAACTTCTTTGACTATCAGACGGAAAAGAACAACCTACTGGTGCTGACCGGCCAGGATAGCTTGTTGGCCGACGCTGTCGAGGAACGGTTGCGCGAGCTGTATGCCATCGAGCAGATTCACAAACGGCTTCGCCCTGGAGACACCCTTTACGAAGAGGCTCGTGATCGTCTGGAAGATGCCGAACAGCGCTTCAACAAAGCGCTCTCGGCGGCCTACAACCGGCTCTACTTCCCGGACGACCCGGGCGATGACCGTGACGTTTTGGCCGGCGTCACCATCGATCAAGGGCTGAAGCTCGGCCAGGGCGATCAGTCCGCCGAAGCTCAGATCGAGAGTCTGCTCGCAAGCCCAATAGCGAATTACAAGCTCGTGCGCGAGCTGACAAAAGACAACCTGAACGCATACTTTGCCATGGCCGAGGAATACCTCTGGCCCAAAGGCCAGGACAACCGCCGCACGCCGTGGAAAGACGTCGTCACGCGCGCCAAGTGTTCACCCATCTGGCCCTGGATGCCGGGCGCGAGCGGTCTGGATACCCTCAAGACCGAGGCGTTGAAGCAAGGTCGCTGGCGCTTGGGCGAGGACGGCTACCTCGAGAAGGGGCCGTTCCCCAAGGACAAGGCCACCGTCAACGTGTCCGTCATCAACGTCAAGGCGGACACTGGTGAGACGGTGTTGAGCCTCACCCCGCGTCATGCGGGCGAAAGCCCGGTGGTCTATTGGTCGACTAAGCGCGAGGTTACAGACAAGGATCAGAAGGTCGATGACCTGGACAACTTCATTACCACCGAGGGCACGCTGTACTTCTGGGTCAAGGACACAACAGGCCAGCATGAAAGTGCAGCGGCTACTTGCTGGCTTGCCGACCTCAAGATCCGTCATCAGGTCGAACCAGCGGCTGACAAGCGTCGTGTGCGCCTCGAGGCCACGCCCCGTGCCGAGCTCTTCTATACACTCGACGGCTCCAATCCCACGTATGGCACACGCTACGACGGCCCCTTTGAGATTGGACCTGGCGCCTATCGTCTGCTGGTATTTGCCAGGGCGGGCGAAGCCAACAAGACGGCCGACTTCCAGATTCCGTCCAGCGGCGACAAAACGGTTCAGATCATCGATAGCAAGCCGGCGCGTCTGCAAAGCAAACGCGTCGCTCTCGACACGACTGACCGCGTCTTCGGCGTCATCAACCGTTTCCGCGATCAGCCGGGCACGCGCTTCAAGGGAGTGCGGGTCGAAATCGGCGAAGGCGAGAACACCGTGACTGTCCACTTCCAGGAGCGCGAGGTTACGGCTGCCATGATCGAGGGCGTGGTCAACAGCCTGCGCGAGGTGCTCAAAGAGCCTAACGCACCGCTCAACATAGTCATCACCAACGGTGTTCACTTCGACACTGGCTTCGCGCTGAAGGAGTTTGCCACGCTTGCCGGAATCGAATTGAAGCCGGGCGAAGTGATTCAGGAGGATTGA
- a CDS encoding alpha-amylase family glycosyl hydrolase: MKIYNLFPRLVGRFGEWTPHLERATAMGFDWVFINPIQKTGRSGSLYSIVDYFSIDPEFIDRRSRLDPDAQVRALVAQTERLGLSMMIDLVINHCAIDSPLVKEHPEWFVREGGRIANPFCVEADGTKIVWYDLAQFDHAHSSDRKGLEEFLHRVIAHLAGLGFKGFRCDAAYQIPTELWQRLIRHAHQIDPNLVFVAETLGCSPEQTCATASAGFDAIFNSSKWWDFEGDWLLEQYELTRRIAPSISFPESHDTERLFLESGQNPNAMRQRYLFAALFSTGVMIPIGFEYGFSSRLDVVNTTPEQWEGVNVDLTHEIAQINRIKDRYPVFRSEGPIERIPCSNPAILMLHKSHPEGRGEALLALNKDVWNRQLLRVENLYHHIRTPGPLRDVSLEWAMDFLPTPFEFELTPGMGRVLVTEV, encoded by the coding sequence ATGAAGATCTATAACCTGTTTCCACGCTTGGTTGGTCGCTTCGGTGAGTGGACGCCGCATCTGGAGCGGGCGACGGCCATGGGGTTCGACTGGGTATTCATCAACCCGATCCAGAAGACCGGACGCTCGGGCAGTCTGTATTCGATTGTCGACTATTTCAGCATCGACCCGGAGTTCATTGACCGCCGCTCCCGGCTCGACCCCGACGCCCAGGTCCGGGCCTTGGTCGCCCAGACCGAGCGGCTGGGCCTGTCGATGATGATCGATCTGGTCATCAACCACTGTGCCATCGATTCACCCCTGGTCAAGGAGCATCCCGAGTGGTTCGTGCGCGAGGGCGGACGGATCGCCAATCCATTCTGTGTCGAGGCCGATGGCACCAAGATCGTCTGGTATGACCTGGCACAGTTCGATCATGCGCATTCGTCGGATCGCAAGGGATTGGAGGAATTCCTGCATCGCGTGATCGCCCATCTGGCCGGACTCGGGTTCAAGGGCTTTCGCTGCGATGCGGCCTATCAGATCCCGACCGAGCTCTGGCAACGCCTGATCCGCCATGCCCATCAGATCGATCCGAACCTGGTCTTCGTCGCCGAGACGCTCGGCTGTTCACCCGAGCAGACCTGCGCCACGGCCAGCGCCGGGTTCGATGCCATCTTCAACAGCTCCAAGTGGTGGGATTTTGAGGGGGATTGGCTCCTGGAGCAGTATGAGCTGACGCGCCGGATCGCACCCTCGATCAGCTTTCCCGAAAGCCACGATACCGAGCGGTTGTTCTTGGAATCGGGCCAGAATCCCAATGCCATGCGTCAACGCTATCTGTTCGCCGCCCTGTTCTCGACTGGGGTCATGATCCCGATCGGCTTCGAGTACGGCTTCAGCAGCCGGCTCGATGTGGTCAATACCACACCTGAACAATGGGAGGGGGTCAATGTCGATCTCACCCATGAGATCGCCCAGATCAATCGGATCAAGGATCGCTATCCGGTGTTTCGGAGCGAGGGACCGATCGAACGCATCCCCTGTTCCAATCCGGCGATCCTGATGCTGCACAAGTCGCACCCCGAAGGACGCGGCGAGGCGCTGCTCGCACTCAATAAGGACGTCTGGAACCGTCAGCTGCTCCGGGTCGAGAATCTCTACCATCATATCCGCACGCCCGGGCCGCTGCGCGATGTCTCGCTCGAATGGGCGATGGACTTCCTGCCCACCCCCTTCGAGTTCGAACTGACGCCTGGGATGGGTCGGGTGCTGGTGACCGAGGTCTAG